From the genome of Lasioglossum baleicum unplaced genomic scaffold, iyLasBale1 scaffold1777, whole genome shotgun sequence, one region includes:
- the LOC143220975 gene encoding head-specific guanylate cyclase-like, with amino-acid sequence AQVNSANDFSDINANAFFDQLGQELICTPCVGQLERAFRCLGNDLTAFLTTLDGVNDVVQHQSGSEAEAEFVCIATPEAIELHFTTDRPSVAYLMVGSLKGIARQFYNDDANVYVLSDPYNTKFFRYHITPERYSEHLVDQEIDDNLDTVTSLFRPLSTEATDLSMGVASFCKAFPWHFVVDRQLELVQLGVGFMRIFGHHLNRLGREISTYFAFTRPRGVTLTFHEILKRANTPFVLTLQRPQGVDKYPAEGLEMKGQMVHCPESDSILFVSSPFLNGLEGLTGRGLFISDIPLHDATRDVILVGEQARAQDGLRRRMDKLKSSIEEANLAVSAEREKNVSLLHLIFPPDIAKRLWLGETIEAKTYPEVTMLFSDIVGFTEICSTATPMMVINMLQNLYEQFDSFCGQLDVYKVETIGDAYCVACGLHRNTFIHAQQIAWMALKMIQACSHHLTHKGKPIRMRIGIHTGMVLAGVVGKKMPRYCLFGHNVTLANKFESLSEPLRIHVSPTTHVSLLKYPVSGFDLEPRQKEFLPKEFPANIEGTSYFLNGYKHKHVDSALPLDLHIQSAIREHGLGSSV; translated from the exons AACGATCTCACGGCCTTCCTCACCACTCTCGACGGCGTGAACGACGTGGTTCAGCATCAGTCCGGCTCCGAGGCGGAAGCTGAGTTCGTGTGCATCGCCACGCCGGAAGCGATCGAGCTCCATTTCACCACTGACCGCCCGTCTGTCGCCTATCTGATGGTGGGCAGCCTCAAGGGCATTGCCAGACAGTTCTACAACGACGATGCCAACGTTTACGTTCTGTCTGATCCCTACAACACGAAATTTTTTAG GTATCACATCACGCCGGAGCGCTATAGCGAGCACCTGGTCGATCAGGAGATCGATGATAATCTCGACACAGTCACATCCCTGTTCCGTCCACTGTCAACCGAGGCCACGGACCTCAGCATGGGGGTGGCGAGCTTCTGCAAAGCCTTCCCATGGCACTTCGTGGTCGACCGGCAATTAGAGCTGGTGCAGCTGGGGGTCGGATTCATGAGGATTTTCGGGCATCATCTGAACCGATTGGGCAGAGAAATATCGACGTACTTCGCTTTTACACGGCCACGCGGCGTCACTCTGACCTTTCACGAGATACTGAAGCGCGCGAACACACCTTTTGTCCTCACCCTCCAAAGACCTCAGGGCGTCGATAAATATCCCGCGGAG GGGTTAGAGATGAAGGGTCAAATGGTGCATTGTCCTGAATCGGATTCCATCCTATTCGTGAGCTCACCATTCCTGAACGGCCTGGAAGGACTAACCGGCCGAGGACTTTTTATATCCGATATTCCACTACACGACGCCACGAGAGACGTGATCTTGGTGGGGGAACAGGCCAGGGCAcag GATGGTCTAAGGAGACGGATGGATAAGCTGAAAAGCTCCATAGAAGAGGCGAATCTTGCTGTATCTGCCGAAAGAGAAAAGAACGTCAGCTTGCTTCATCTCATATTCCCTCCAGATATAGCAAAACGATTGTGGCTGG GAGAAACGATCGAGGCGAAAACTTATCCAGAGGTGACAATGCTTTTCAGCGATATCGTGGGTTTCACGGAAATTTGTTCTACCGCCACGCCGATGATGGTTATCAACATGCTTCAAAATCTTTACGAACAATTTGACTCGTTTTGCGGTCAGTTAGACGTTTACAAG GTGGAGACAATTGGAGATGCCTATTGCGTTGCATGTGGCCTCCATCGTAACACGTTCATACATGCACAACAAATAGCTTGGATGgctctaaaaatgatacaaGCATGTTCGCATCATTTGACTCACAAGGGCAAACCGATAAgg atGCGTATTGGCATTCACACTGGAATGGTACTAGCAGGGGTAGTTGGCAAGAAAATGCCAAGGTATTGTCTCTTTGGGCACAACGTCACCTTAGCCAATAAATTCGAATCCCTCAGCGAACCTCTTCGTATACACGTTAGTCCAACGACACATGT CAGCTTATTGAAATATCCCGTATCAGGATTCGACCTGGAACCACGGCAGAAAGAGTTCCTGCCGAAAGAGTTCCCGGCTAATATAGAGGGGACGTCTTACTTCCTAAACGGCTACAAGCACAAGCACGTGGACTCGGCACTCCCGTTGGATTTGCATATTCAGAGCGCGATTAGGGAGCACGGGCTCGGGAGCAGCGTGTAG